A stretch of Desulfocurvus vexinensis DSM 17965 DNA encodes these proteins:
- a CDS encoding helix-turn-helix domain-containing protein — protein MTKDGMRGRGASSPVEGGHRPTGTGDEARKPPKRFWAKHKTEAVLRLLRGEDIEILSRELGVTAAALTRWRDQFLAGGAEGLKKRSPK, from the coding sequence ATGACGAAGGATGGAATGAGGGGCAGAGGAGCCTCCTCCCCGGTGGAGGGAGGCCATAGGCCGACCGGAACCGGGGATGAGGCACGCAAGCCGCCCAAGAGGTTCTGGGCCAAGCACAAGACCGAGGCTGTGCTCAGGCTACTGCGTGGTGAGGACATCGAGATTTTGAGCCGTGAACTTGGCGTGACCGCCGCCGCCCTGACCCGCTGGCGGGATCAATTCCTTGCTGGCGGTGCCGAGGGGCTCAAGAAGCGCTCACCCAAGGA
- a CDS encoding type I restriction-modification enzyme R subunit C-terminal domain-containing protein → MSKKTVHRPNPLDLLCHIAFNAPLRTRRERAQRLRSEKKDFFDQYGPEAREILGELLDKYTEHGTAQFVIPDVLEVPPISKRGNVIQIARYFGGEDRLVEAIRELQTLLYAA, encoded by the coding sequence GTGTCCAAGAAAACCGTACACCGCCCCAACCCCCTCGACCTCCTGTGCCATATCGCCTTTAACGCGCCGCTTCGGACACGGCGCGAGCGCGCCCAGCGCCTTCGCTCCGAGAAAAAGGATTTCTTCGATCAATATGGCCCCGAGGCGCGGGAAATTCTCGGTGAACTCCTCGATAAATACACTGAGCATGGCACCGCCCAATTCGTCATCCCTGATGTGTTGGAGGTTCCGCCCATCAGCAAACGTGGGAATGTGATTCAGATCGCCCGTTATTTCGGCGGAGAAGATAGGCTGGTCGAAGCGATTCGAGAACTGCAAACGCTGCTCTATGCGGCTTAA